The genomic interval TTTCTCCCCGGCCCTTTTGCTTTTAATcgctttccatttttctttttccctggaaAAGCAAGACTAATTCGACCTCTGAAGGCCGCTCTGGGTGTTCAGATGACAGTCTCAAAGTCCTTGAGGACAGTGTTTATGGAGACAAGGGGAGTAGAGGGTCCCCTTCATTTTATTATGCAAACGATGCTCTCAATAAAATAACATGCAGTCTAAGGAAGCGGAGTTCGGCCTTGGGACCCCCACAAGCCGCTGCCCTTGCCAGAGAAGCAGCTTCGCAGGGTCGCACATCACAGCAGGGTGCGGGCAGGCATACCCTGCCGCCGGGAAGAGAGGCCCCCAAGGCGAACCTTCCTAGGGAACGCCCCAGTCTGGCTTCCTAACCCTGCAAAGGAGTCGCTTGCCAGACCCCAGCGCTGACATCCTACAGTGTTTCAGGTTTAGGAGACTTTAATAGTCACTGTTTTTCTAACTGAATTTTTACTTGTTTCATTTCTGCGATGTGAATTTCAAATAAAGGGAACACAGTCTAAGCCATTTGGACAATACATGTCTTGACTTCCGGAGGTTTTCTGCACTCtgatataatattaaattaaaatctgaCATCTGTCCAGCAGCACTGTGAGCTTGGGATCCTCCCCTTTGGCTCTACTGGGCAGCCAAGCTCCCTACCTCGAAATCTGGGGGGAGGAGGTGGGCCTTCAAAACTGTAAGGCAGACACAAAACTTTTAACTGGGGACTAACCAGCCCCAGTTTGCATGAAGCTGCGGTGAGCAAGTTCTACAGCCAAAGACTCTTTGCCAGATATTTCAGTGCTGAAATGATATTACTGCAAACCAAGGAGTATCTGAAGTAACAGATACTATGACGACTGGGACTATATTCTAAAAGTGAACAAAACAGCTGACCTTTCTTGAAGGCTGGTGGTCCAGGATAGGGAGGGAACAGGGCAGTGAAGTGGGAGTTTTCATATTCACAGGAGAGGACATGCTACAGAAGCAGTGTTTGGGGAAAATGCCCAAAAGAGCAGCCTCCAGCCTGATGAGCTGTGATCTGCACCCAGCTCCTCAGACAATAGCTAAGTTCAAGTGTCAAAAAAAtcgaatttaaaagaaaaaaaaccacccaGAGGCACCCAAGTGCAAGAATTGTTTCCTAGTGTGCCACAAAGACTCATCCATCAAGGGACTACCTAGTTCCAACTCGGGAGAAGTTATATAGGGAATTTGGGGGGTTCTGGGCCAAGGGTGTCCTCAAGAAAGAGAATTATTTCCGTTAAGGCCACAAGCTTGTGGCGGGGGTGGTGTGTGGAATCCAACCACCCCCCTGGCAAAGCTgagttaatattttgtttttcaaaacacagacacaaaaacacCAAGTTGACCTTGGAATATTTTTCTAGCTAGACCTACCCACATGTTTTTGTTAATAAATCCTCATCGTCACTCCAGTCCATCAGCTGGGCTCTCAGTTACCTAGCCCTTCGAATTTAAATTCTAAGAAGAACATTGTGGGGGCGGGGGTTGAAGAGGGACAGGCCAGAATAGTCCATCATGTCCTGTCAGCCACTGCTTCCCTAGCAATTGGTAGCTTTCATTACCAGACTTGTCAGGTGCGTGAATGCAGCTACCGTgggcaaactgtgggaaatgGGCTGTTTTTAAAGCATATACTCGATCGCCAACTTTTCATGCCTTCTTAACTTAGGTCCCACAATCTGAGATAGTCTGTAGTTTAAAGCTTTCCTGTAGGCATCAGAAGTAAAGCTGCTTGCTTCAGGGTGAGAGAGCACAAGTGTCTGACTTGATCACTGCTCCTTCCAGCCCGTCTAAGAAAATCAAGTGCTTGCTCCTTTGCTACAGATCAGATCAGTCAGTTATCACAGTGATACGAAGAAGAACGAGGGGGAGCCATTGGGACGCTTCCAAGAACTTAGCaagatggagaaataactcaCCCACCGCCAAGCCAGGCGACAAACGCTCGTCTCCACCCAAAAGCTACTGCTGAAGAACCCTTTCCTTTGTATACAGCACACAGTGTGGGTAGACAGTATGCAGAACATTCTAATTTGTAAATGCTAATAGCAGTGTGCTTCTATACTGCCACGGTATCCGAAGGAGCACTTTATTGCTCTCAAATGGGAGCAAGTGAGTAAATACCCACTTTGTATTTTGTACACTTGACCCAGGTAGTGTTCTTCATTCTCTCATTTGGCAAAAGCAATTTCACTATCCCCAACAATTAAAAGTCTATAGCTTGGCCCGGCTCTTTGGATCTTAATTCATATCCAGCTTGATTATTTTCACCTCCAAATCGTTACAGAATGTTAACACGGTCCCTATAATATGCCAGTTCTCGAATTAACTTGTTGCTTTACCcagaattattattttctatttcctttactTTAGATAACCTAAGAATGTAGATATCATGAGAAAcaagcttttcttttcttacaggcttttttatttttttaatttttttccagacttttttaaaaagtaactttgcAAAAAAAGGAACGTACGCAGCAGCCAAGATAGGAATGATCCCAGATCTCATGAAAAGTGATAGCGAAAATCATACTCCAAATATGTACAGAGTTCTTAACCATTGTTTTGCAAAATGCCCGGCTAAATAGAAAACCTGCCTTTTTccttagtaatttaaaaaatgcattcagCAGCTCAGGGCATGCAAAGTAACCTAGAGCTTTGAGGCACTGGTCTAGTGCCTGTGGATCTCCCCCCGAAGTCTTTTGTCTGAAATGTCCAGAGAGCTGAAGAAAAAGCAATGTTTGGGTTCAGATTACACGTTTCTTCCATCTTCTACTTTGTGCTATTTGCACAAACCTGCCTGTACATTTCCTGACTTTAAATGTGAGAGCTGGCGGATAAAAATCCTGGaattaaaatctttttcaaaGTGCTCCCTTGCATATGTTACTCACATAATTTCCAACCCTCCTAGATGAAATACCACTTACATCCAAACCTTGACTTTCGCAAGTTAGTTTCAAAGAAAAACTTCTGGCTGGATCCTGGCTGGCTTCGAGTCAAGTTCGAAAGAATAAGGTGTCTTTCCCCCTCCTGCAGAGCCCCCAGCCCGGGGCCCTTCCTCCAGGCTCAGTGACACACAGGTGCCGGGAGCTGCTGAACCGTGGAAACCAGCTTCTCACTTCCAGTCAGTCACTCACAGCTCCCCTTTCTGAGTCAAGCTTTCCAAATCTCCTTGGGAAAACTGTTAGTGACAAACTGACTAATTCCTCAGAACCGGGTAGCATTTGCCCTTCACTATTTTAGGAAGTTTTCCTCGAATCTTTTCATCCTTGGCCGTATCTAAAAATCTCTAAGGCGGAAACCCTGAGCTCTGTGAAAACTTTTCTGCAACTACATTAAATCGTATTGTGCTAAAAAGTTTCAAGCTCACAGTGACCTCTTACCATCGGctattttgtgtttccttttcccTAACAAGCCCTTTCAAGGATAAATTCAGAATCTTGCCATAATCAGAGGAGTTGCCAAGATTTAAAGGCGCGTTTATATATCGAATGGAGTAAAAGAGACCCAGGAAGCCTGGACTAAGTCTCCAGGAGCTAGGGTTTTATTTAGAAGTCAAAGCCTGCCTCAAGTTGAAGACTGTTCACCATTTAATAGATAATACCTTTAGAATACATCTTTCTCTTCGTGACTGTTTCCCCAAAAATACAACCTGAAAGGTAACCTATGGAGTAGGTTATCGCATATCCCTAAGAATTTTGCAAAGCATTTCTGCTTTCACTGACCAACTCTGTTTTCCACACTTATATCCTCTTCAcagaaagacatggaggaatAGTGTTTTAAGCCGGTTTTCCTTTCCCaggccatttcacagatggggctGAGTGGGAGATGGGGAGGTCATTGTCCCCCTACTTTAAGGCCCTGTGTTATGCACTGAATTCGCTCCTGGTTGTGAATATGCATAGAAAGGTAGGGACCATTTGTGCATTTGGCAAGTTCAGCTTTTGAAAACAGCTACATTTTACAGCGTACTTGCTAAGACGAGTCAGTGCGCCCCCTGCTGACAAGTCAAGACTTCGACTCCCGAGCACTTCCAAAGTTTATTTTGTTCAGTAAACCGTGTCATATAAAATTAACAACAACCAATAAAATTAGCTTATATGTTTCAACTGTAAAagtccaaaacaaaataaagctagTTTTGGTGGCGCTAGAAATCTCTAGCTTGGCTTCTTCTCTTTGGCTGAGCCACGGTCCTTTTATCTAAAGCCCAGTGCACAAACATATAGCTTAATGTGGCCagtgttcttccttttctttctctcgcTATGGCAACCAATATGCTCTGCTCAGAAATGTTCCCCATCAAGGAAACAAATGATCTTCAGGGAGCAGCTctatatggcatctggtccaatggAGCACAGAGAGTTAACCTCAGTCAAAAGCGACGCTGCCAAGCACGCAAACGGGGAGTGGAAAACTGGCGATCCTTACCCCTCCCCGACTGAaacctcttcctccctcctgacAAACCATTTCATTGATTTGGCATCAACTGTTTCCAGATATATTACAAATTTCCAATTGCAAGGTGTTCTGGAGACAAAAGTGCAATCATATTCCAGATATTTGAGGCTactaccccaccaccaccaccaccccagagGCTCACCTTCCtctaaaaagaacaaaaccaagaATCTTTTAGCATCCTCTCCAACCCATTTCACTAAAGTAAGGTGCTCACACGGGCTTGGACTTGGCCTAGCTAATTCCACCATCCAATTTTCTCTAATTATCTGCAACTAGCAAGTAACTGTACCCTTCATTTTTACTAAAAGCCAGGGACCAGAGGCAAGGGGGTGGGGTGCAGCTGTCAAGAATAGCAAACACAGTAAACCACTATAGCTCTAGCCTCCTTTGGGAATAAAGTGTAGGGTGTCCTGGTTAGTTTTGATTGATCACCCTCTTCCTGATGGACTTTCACTACCAAATGGAAAGGCTGCAGTTTGCCGCCTGCTCGCCAGACGCGGCGATAACCAGGGGGGGCACTGACTTCCTGCCTCTTCTTCCGCCCCTGCTCCTTCTTCTCCATCTCTCTGCCCTCCCTTTGCCAAGCCCCCCCCCCTCACTCCACCCCTCTTCTCCCAGCAGGAATCCCCCACCCCAATCCCAGGCAGGCACACGTAGTTCAACACATCAGCATCAGCTACAGAAAAGGGGCTTCTTCCCCTCTAGTCCAGATTCTCCGGGAggcgcggggggtgggggtggggtggggtgagaaaTCCGAAAGCAAGAAATACGTATACTACTGCGTGCTTCATCATCGCTTCTCTTCTGGGGCCTTCGTATTTCCCTAACAATcaacaattaaaattaatagcactctcctcctcctccccaggaaaaaaaaaagtaaagtgccTTGCTGTGGCGATCCCTGGAAGGAGTCCACCTTTTATGTAATATTTTCGGAGGGCTAAATTTTGAACTCTTCCCCCCCCCAACAcaattcctcttccttccttcaaaaCAGCTGCCCGTAAGCTCTCTCTCGTCCCAAGCCCTGAAAATAAGCCCCAAGCCTACGAGAGCCCACCGAAAACGGAAAGGAGGGGCAGAAACGAGAACGCAgcgaaagaaaatgaaaaacacttaCCGAGCAAACTTCCaggattagattttaaaataaaggaagaagttttatttttaaaaaataaataaggtgactggtgggggggggggcgggaagacATATTCTCAACTCCCCAGAAGCGGTACCTCCtcagtcttctctttcctctgactCCTCTAAGCCCGGCTCTCCACTCGTCTATTATTTTcaccaaaatatatgaaaatgtatgCAAATGAAAGTCAGCACTAACTGTTCTCCCCTTGTTATatactttggatttttttttttttccagacaaaACAATCACACTCGGCAGAGGGAGGGGGCggatgggtggggctggggagcgACTGGGGAACTAAGTACGCGGAGGCGGAGGACCGAGGGGACCCAGCTCGCAACAGAAGTGCATTTCTGATTTCGAGGAGCACGACGTTTTGGGGGGCTTCCCGTACGCGCACACACcctccttgaaaagaaagaaagtggatgTGTTTGCGGAGGCGCTCTCCCGTTTCATCAGGCCACCTGAGACTGCTTTTGAAAGCGTGTACTGTGAAATTCATAGCGGTAATTTAGACAAAATCCTCACTGTATATTAATGAAAGGGGCCCCATGGCTCTGTTCCTACCCTCCCCATTCAGTGTAAACAAAACCACGAGACTCTCTCGGTTTTTGAGTCGGATCCAAGCAAAATCGGCAGGAAAGGAAAACACGGGGAGCTGGCACCGACTATTCAAACGCCTGCACCTGGAGATCTCAGATTTATTGAATGAAATCTGTGTTCCATcttccatatatacacacacgcatacatacaTAGGAAAGGGAACCTTTAGGAGACGCGGAGGTAAAAATCCGTTCTGTCTGGGGTTTGGCTACCGCTGCCCTTCAGGTCTATACCTTCGCAATAATGGAGCCACTAAAACCCACCTAGGAGGGCATCTCTCCCCCTGCACACAGGAGAGGGACCACATCACACACAAGTGCTCCGCGCCCACCATTCATCACGAGACCTCGCAAGGGCTTCAAGGCTGCGGCTAAGCTGGGGAGCTCCGGACCTAACCAAGCAGCCCCCCAAAAAACTGACTGCGCGCGGCAGAGGAATTATTCGCCGGAGAAGGGCAGCCCCCAGCACCCCGGCGGCTCCGCGTCTGCGTCCAGGGCGGCCGGGTGCGGGGTGCACGCGCACGCACCCTCATTAGGGACGATGTATTTATTGAATGTCCGAGTCGGGTTAGTTCACTGGAAATCCCCGAGGAGGGTTCAATTTGCCCTTGTTTTCGTTgccactttctcttttttcttggttcgctgaggctcctctgtgcagCGTTTCCGCTCGGCCGcgtcccccacccccgctcctccCGCCCACCCCGCGCGCTCCCCCCTCCCGGCCCCCTTAACTCTTTCCGCCAGGCTAGGCTGCGATCGCGCTCCCCGCCGCCAGCCCCAGCCGCGCCGCAGACCATCCGAGGccggagagacagagaaagcccCCACCGTGCCTAAGAATAGTGAGCCCAGGCGAAATACCACTAACAGCCACCGCACCGAAATAAAGAAACACACACCGCACCCGCACCCGATGTGAGCGGTGGAGGGCGCGGCTGGCGGCCCGCTCCCCTAGGCCGCTCCCGCTGCGGCAGGCTTCCCGACGcctcggggcgggggtgggggggacacaCTTACGGTGTGTCTAGGGGGGGAAGGTAGGCCGATCTCTCCGCCGCCCGTGGGCACCCCCGACTCGCAAGGGCACGCGCGCTCCTCGCAGGAATCCCggcggaggggcgggggaggagaggcgggggtggggagcgCGCGGCGGGCTGCGGTCCGTCTCGCACGCGCGGGCCCCGCGCCGGTCCCGGGCTGCCGGTCTCCCAGGCGATGGCATCCGAGACCTTAAACAAAgggggccgccgccgccggcgcGAAGCGGCTGCGGAAAGTCGCGGTGGCTGATTTCCAAGGAGCGTGGCTGCTACCCGGTCTTTCGGCGCCGCGAGCTCCCTCTTCCCACCCCCGCCTCGGTGGGGACGGGGCACGGCCAGTGGAGGGAGAAGGAAACTTTGAAACCGCTGGGGACACGGCTGCCTATAGGTATTAGCGTGAATGGCGCGTCCTTGCCGCGCGCGGTACGAATCTCCGGGATgcgatggggggaggggagggcggcaTAACGCAGCACCAGGTGGACCGTGGAGGTTGCTATTTTTCGCGATTTTCCCCTCTACGATCTCCTTCtgactccctccctcccctgtttgcccccccccccaccgcacCCCCGCCgtctctcccctctcttcctcctcccccccGCCTTCCCAGACCTATCGCGCTCCCCAGAGCCCCGGAGGGATGGCCAACGTCTCGGCCGGACGCGAAGAGTTAAGATGTGGCggagggggcggcgggggggggcggggaggagacaGTGGCGAGCGGGCGGGAGGCGGCTCGGGGAGGGCCAGGGAGGGGGAACGACAGATTTCCAGCCTCTACGACGCTCTGCCTAAATTAAAAAGCAACCAATCGGAACCGCCGGAAGGGGGGCCGCGCGTCCTGAGCCAGTCATTCCGGGGCTGCCAGTCACCCAGCGGGTAGCCAATCAGCGGGGGCCCCGGTGCTCGACTTCCTTGTGTTTGGGAAAGTGTGGTGGTGGGTGCGCGCTCGCGGCGGAGGGTAAACATTCGACAGTCCCTGCTcggagagggagggacagagagaggacTGTCAGATCGGAGCCGAACCGGCGGGCGAGAGagggcgagagagagagagagggagagagggagggagaaggaagaagctAGGGAGAGCGCGCGAACCGGGGCGCACGGCGAGCTCCCCCGGCAACTCCGCTCCGGCACGGCCAGCGCGCGCGCCGTCGGTGCAGCCTCCGCGCCGTGCGTTGTGCCCACTGGAGTTGGTTGTGTATCAAGGATCCcctatatgcacacacacacctccacctccaccaatgcactcttcttcttcctcctcatcctcctgCAGACCTctgctgggaaaaaaataaaacaccaaccCCAACCGTCAGCAGCAAGGTAACAGAAACGCGACCTCGTGTTTTCGCCTGTGCAGCTTTTTCCTTGTTATATTTGCCTTCTACTCTCTGCCCCAAAGGAAAGATGTCCCATCAGACTGTGACTGTCGtgaggagaatgaaagaggacTCTTGTTTCAGAGGCAACCGAGAGCTCCGGCAATAGCAACTTCAGAGCAATGCACCAGCGCGCGAAGTTTTCCTAGGACAGAGCAAAGTCGAGCCGAGAGGACCGGAGGGGGAGAGCGGGAGCCCGCGTCTCCGCTCGGCACGCGAGCGGCCAGCACCACCACGCCTTCAAGGACAAAAAAagttttcctcctccaaggggagACGAGCGAAGGGCGTTCCCGGAGAGCTGGCGAGGAGCGGCCGGTCGTCCGCGCTGTGGTCCAGCAGAAAGGAGCGGCTTCTTTTCTTTGTTGCCTCCCGTGAAGTCGCCACTTAGCAGGTGGACCGGGCCCGGCGCCCCGGGCAGAGTCCGCGCTCGCCCGAGGACCGGAGGAGGAGGAGCGCCGGTCGGTGCGCCCGGCCCGAAGAGCCCCGGCGCAGGCCCGCGCCCCTCCCGGAGAGCCCCGCTGGAGCGAGCCGCTCGCGCCGGGGCTGGGGGGCGGCCACGACCCCCCCCGAGGGGGGCGGCCACGGAGTGCGCCCCGCCGAGAAGCGAGCCCCCCTCCCCGGAGCGCGGCTCCTGCGGCGGCGACTGCTGACCAAGGCCGGCCAGCGACCCCCGCGCCCTGCCCAGCGGCCTTGCAGCTGCACccggcggccgcggcggcggcggcggcggcggcggcggggccggcgggggcccggggcgggggcgggggcggagcggGGGAAGGCGGgggggcgcggcggcggcggcggtggcggcggtggGGTGGCGGGAGCGGAGCGGCATGGCCACGGCGGCTTCTAACCCCTACCTGCCGGGGAACAGCTTGCTAGCGGCCGGCTCCATCGTCCACTCGGACGCGGcgggggccggcggcggcgggggcggcggggcaggaggcgggggcggcggggctgggggcggcgggggcggcatGCAGCCGGGCAGCGCGGCTGTGACCTCGGGCGCCTACCGAGGGGACCCGGCCTCCGTCAAGATGGTGCAGAGCGACTTCATGCAGGGGGCCATGGCCGCCAGCAACGGCGGCCATATGCTGAGCCACGCGCACCAGTGGGTCACCGCGCTGCcccacgccgccgccgccgccgccgccgccgccgccgccgccgtggaGGCCAGCTCGCCGTGGTCTGGCAGCGCCGTGGGCATGGCCGGCAGCCCccagcagccgccgccgccgccgccgcagggCCCCGACGTGAAGGGCGGCACGGGGCGCGAGGACCTGCACGCGGGCACCGCCCTGCACCACCGCGGGCCGCCGCACctcgggccgccgccgccgccgccgcaccaGGGCCACCCCGGGGGCTggggggccgccgccgccgccgccgccgctgccgccgccgccgccgccgctgcgcaTCTCCCGTCCATGGCCGGCGGCCAGCAGCCGCCGCCGCAGAGTCTGCTCTACTCGCAGCCCGGGGGCTTCACGGTGAACGGCATGCTGAGCGCGCCCCCGGGcccggggggcggcggcggcgcgggcggcgCGGGGGGCGGCGGCGCGCAGAGCCTGGTGCACCCGGGGCTGGTGCGCGGGGACACGCCCGAGTTGGCcgagcaccatcaccaccaccaccaccacgcgcACCCGCACCCGCCGCACCCGCACCACGCGCAAGGGCCCCCCCaccacggcggcggcggcggcgcggggcccGGACTCAACAGCCACGACCCGCACTCGGACGAGGACACGCCGACGTCCGACGACCTGGAGCAGTTCGCCAAGCAGTTCAAGCAGCGGCGCATCAAGCTGGGCTTCACGCAGGCCGACGTGGGGCTGGCACTGGGCACCCTGTACGGCAACGTGTTCTCGCAGACTACCATCTGCCGCTTCGAGGCCCTGCAGCTGAGCTTCAAGAACATGTGCAAGCTCAAACCGTTGCTCAACAAGTGGCTGGAGGAGGCGGACTCGAGCACCGGCAGCCCCACGAGCATCGACAAGATCGCGGCGCAGGGCCGCAAGCGCAAGAAGCGGACCTCCATCGAGGTGAGCGTCAAGGGCGCGCTGGAGAGCCACTTCCTCAAATGCCCCAAGCCCTCCGCGCAGGAGATCACAAACCTGGCCGACAGCCTGCAGCTCGAGAAGGAGGTGGTGCGGGTGTGGTTCTGCAAccggaggcagaaggagaagcgcATGACGCCGCCCGGGATCCAGCAGCAGACGCCCGACGACGTGTACTCGCAGGTGGGCCCGGTGAGCGCCGACACGCCGCCGCCGCACCACGGGCTGCAGACAAGCGTGCAGTGAAGGCCCGGGCGCCGCGCTGTCACCCCGCCGCCCCCGCtgcgccgggccgggccgggccgggccgcccTCCCCTCCGCCCAAAGACAGGCCTGCCCGCCCTCGGGGGAACGGAGAGGGGCGCACCGAGGAGATGCTGTTTGAAGTCCAAGGAAGGAGGGGCGAAGCAAGCAAACAAAGCCTACAAATGCCCTGACAGTTTTACATACACGTAGATGACAAAACCGAGAGAAAAAGGGGCGATCCTGAGGTCTCTTTCTACTATGGTGGTGTTTCgttttcttggttttctttttaaagaagggTGGAGATGCCAAGGGCACCAAAACTGCACTCGCGAGGTTTTTCCCACCCTGAGAAGTTCTACACGGCGACGGTGGATAGCACTTAGCACCTGCTTCGTCctctcctcttaaaaaaaaaacaaaacgaaattcttttttttttttttaaagcaccccCTTCCCTTCCACCCCCTCTCTCCAAAGGGCCCCCTCCAGCCTGGAGAGATCCACCGTAACTTTGTTTCCTGAGAGCGACCTGAAGGCCTGCTGGGGCACCGGGTTTAATCAGGGGTGACTCTGTGCTCCCGACCCCGTGATTCTTGTCCATATTAAAGTCATTTGGGGACAAACAAATTGACTATGAAATGGGAAGGCGAAAAAAACAGAACACTCTCCAGaaaacaagaaatatatatatatatacacacacacacatgtattcacAGCTTCTGAAATTAACAAACTGATAgtaaagccaaaagaaaaacaatacctaTCGTCAAAGTAACCTTGGAAATAAAAGTATCAAGAGAGAGCAGAGGGACAGGGACGCGCGAGGGAGCAGGAGACGTCCACCGGCCAGTGAGAGAGGCCCAGGCGCATCCCGGCCCGGCCGGGCGGACTGGGCGCCAAGAGAGGCCTGGCCACCAACGCCGGCCTTATCTGCTGCCGCTCCGGTGGACGACGCCTAAAGATGCCACcgctaatattttttttattaatattttttattttttatttctggacTGACTCAGATCAAGGGATTTAGGAAGACAGCACTTCTCCGGACTCCTGCCTTCATTCCGTTGCCAACTTTGATTGAATGGGTGCTGTGGATGTGCTTATATAATACTGCCCTTTCCATGCAGTGTTTTTGGTAGGTTTTAATAAACAGACTTTTCAAAAGACGGCAATATAGAATTGTTAGATCCGTTG from Budorcas taxicolor isolate Tak-1 chromosome 11, Takin1.1, whole genome shotgun sequence carries:
- the POU3F3 gene encoding POU domain, class 3, transcription factor 3, giving the protein MATAASNPYLPGNSLLAAGSIVHSDAAGAGGGGGGGAGGGGGGAGGGGGGMQPGSAAVTSGAYRGDPASVKMVQSDFMQGAMAASNGGHMLSHAHQWVTALPHAAAAAAAAAAAAVEASSPWSGSAVGMAGSPQQPPPPPPQGPDVKGGTGREDLHAGTALHHRGPPHLGPPPPPPHQGHPGGWGAAAAAAAAAAAAAAAAHLPSMAGGQQPPPQSLLYSQPGGFTVNGMLSAPPGPGGGGGAGGAGGGGAQSLVHPGLVRGDTPELAEHHHHHHHHAHPHPPHPHHAQGPPHHGGGGGAGPGLNSHDPHSDEDTPTSDDLEQFAKQFKQRRIKLGFTQADVGLALGTLYGNVFSQTTICRFEALQLSFKNMCKLKPLLNKWLEEADSSTGSPTSIDKIAAQGRKRKKRTSIEVSVKGALESHFLKCPKPSAQEITNLADSLQLEKEVVRVWFCNRRQKEKRMTPPGIQQQTPDDVYSQVGPVSADTPPPHHGLQTSVQ